The following proteins are co-located in the Apium graveolens cultivar Ventura chromosome 5, ASM990537v1, whole genome shotgun sequence genome:
- the LOC141659113 gene encoding protein DEFECTIVE IN EXINE FORMATION 1 isoform X2: MIRKRLFMVSCVLLLLNCRVNGLASADTNKFRQRQATDDALAAPNLDEDELLNKQCPQNLELRWQTEVSSSIYATPLIADINSDGKLEVVVPSFVHYLEVLEGSDGDKLPGWPAFHQSTVHSSPILYDIDKDGVREIALATYNGEVLFFRVSGYLMSDKLVVPRMKVKRDWHVGLDSDPVDRSHPDVKDEKLIQDAVLNSKPSPAVHLSMANASKIENQEKQHNSYTEADIKFSPNINDTPGEITSTAESQTVSDDKLQKITDNTTSESEPERTNNAENGTQTSRRLLEENASNNSGESVSGSKDNKAEDVHAATVENEAGLEADADSSFELFRDNDELADEYNYDYDDYVDENLWGDEEFTEAQHEALENYVNIDSHILCTPVIADIDNDGVSEMIVAVSYFFDHEYYDNPEHLKELGGIEIGKYVAGGIVVFNLDTKQVKWTVKLDLSTDTGKFRGYIYSSPTVVDLDGDGNMDILVGTSYGLFYVLDHKGKLRDKFPLEMAEIQGGVIAADINDDGKIELLTTDTHGNVAAWTAQGKEIWEAHVKSLIPQGPTIGDVDGDGHTDVVVPTISGNIHVLSGKDGSVVRPYPYRTHGRIMNKILLVDLTKRGEKKKGLTIVTTSFDGYLYLIDGQTSCADVVDIGETSYSMVLAENVDGGDDLDLIVTTMNGNVFCFSTPAPHHPLKGWRSTDQGRNNVANRFNREGIYLTPPSRAFRDEEGRNFWVEIEIVDKNRFPSGSQAPYNVTTSVLVPGNYQGDRTIKQNQVYDRPGKYRLKLPTVTVRTAGTVLVEMVDKNGLYFSDDFSLTFHMHYYKILKWLIVLPMLGMFGMLVILRPQEAMPLPSFSRNTDL; encoded by the exons ATGATAAGGAAGCGATTATTTATGGTATCTTGTGTATTATTATTATTGAATTGTAGAGTGAATGGTTTAGCATCGGCTGATACCAACAAGTTTCGACAACGCCAAGCCACTGATGATGCCCTTGCTGCTCCCAATTT GGACGAGGACGAACTGTTAAATAAGCAATGTCCTCAGAATTTGGAACTAAGATGGCAGACCGAAGTTAGTTCAAGCATATATGCCACACCCTTGATTGCCGATATTAACAG TGATGGAAAGCTTGAGGTCGTAGTCCCTTCTTTTGTACACTACCTTGAAGTCTTAGAAGGATCTGATGGCGACAAATTGCCAG GATGGCCTGCTTTTCATCAATCTACTGTTCATTCTAGTCCCATATTATATGACATTGATAAAGATGGCGTGAGAGAAATAGCTTTGGCCACCTATAATGGTGAAGTGCTCTTTTTCAG AGTTTCAGGGTATCTGATGTCGGACAAATTAGTGGTCCCTCGTATGAAAGTTAAAAGAGACTGGCATGTCGGTTTAGATTCAGATCCAGTGGACCGTTCTCATCCAGATGTTAAAGATGAAAAGCTCATTCAGGATGCTGTTTTAAACTCAAAACCGT cACCAGCAGTTCACCTGAGCATGGCAAATGCATCAAAAATAGAAAATCAAGAGAAACAGCACAATAGCTATACAGAAGCTGATATCAAATTTTCACCAAATATAAATGATACTCCAGGGGAGATAACCAGCACTGCAGAGAGTCAAACAGTCTCCGATGATAAGTTGCAAAAGATCACGGATAATACTACATCAGAGTCTGAACCGGAGAGAACCAACAATGCAGAAAATGGAACTCAGACTAGTAGACGACTTCTTGAAGAAAATGCCTCGAACAATTCAGGGGAGAGTGTATCTGGATCTAAAGATAACAAAGCCGAAGATGTTCATGCTGCAACTGTAGAAAATGAAGCAGGTCTAGAAGCTGATGCCGATTCATCTTTTGAGTTGTTTCGTGATAATGATGAACTGGCTGATGAGTATAACTATGACTATGACGATTATGTTGATGAAAACTTGTGGGGAGATGAGGAGTTCACTGAAGCACAACATGAGGCATTGGAGAATTATGTGAATATTGATTCACATATTCTGTGCACTCCT GTTATTGCAGACATAGATAATGATGGCGTGTCAGAGATGATCGTTGCTGTATCGTATTTCTTTGATCACGA GTATTATGATAACCCTGAGCATCTAAAGGAACTTGGTGGTATTGAAATTGGAAAATATGTTGCTGGAGGTATTGTTGTTTTTAATCTTGACACAAAGCAGGTTAAATGGACTGTAAAACTGGATTTAAGCACGGATACGGGAAAGTTCCGTGGCTATATATATTCTTCTCCAACTGTTGTTGATCTGGATGGTGATGGGAATATGGACATCCTTGTTGGGACATCCTATGGCTTGTTTTATGTCCTGGATCACAAGG GCAAATTGAGGGATAAGTTCCCACTTGAAATGGCTGAAATTCAGGGAGGGGTTATAGCAGCTGATATCAATGATGATGGCAAGATTGAACTATTGACCACCGATACTCATGGAAATGTTGCTGCATGGACTGCTCAAGGAAAAGAAATATGGGAGGCACATGTAAAAAGCCTAATTCCACAG GGTCCTACTATTGGTGATGTAGATGGTGACGGCCATACTGATGTTGTAGTTCCAACAATATCAGGGAATATACATGTTCTTAGTGGTAAGGATGGGTCAGTAGTACGTCCTTACCCATATAGAACACATGGCAGAATTATGAATAAAATCCTCCTTGTTGATTTGACCAAACGTGGGGAGAAGAAGAAGGGGTTAACTATTGTCACAACATCTTTTGACGGTTATCTGTACCTTATAGATGGACAAACTTCATGCGCTGATGTTGTGGATATCGGTGAAACTTC ATACAGCATGGTCTTGGCGGAGAATGTAGATGGTGGAGATGATCTTGATCTTATTGTGACTACCATGAATGGCAATGTCTTCTGTTTCTCAACCCCAGCTCCACATCATCCACTCAAG GGTTGGAGATCAACTGATCAAGGAAGAAATAATGTTGCTAATCGCTTCAATCGTGAAGGCATTTATTTAACTCCTCCATCTAGAGCTTTCCGTGACGAAGAAGGCAGGAACTTCTGGGTCGAAATAGAGATTGTTGACAAAAATAGGTTCCCTTCGGGGTCTCAGGCACCATATAATGTGACG ACATCCGTACTTGTACCTGGTAACTACCAAGGGGATAGAACAATTAAACAAAACCAGGTATATGACCGTCCTGGAAAGTATCGCCTTAAACTTCCGACAGTAACTGTAAGGACTGCAGGGACTGTTCTAGTGGAGATGGTTGACAAGAATGGACTCTATTTCTCAGATGATTTCTCTCTTACATTCCACATGCATTACTACAAAATATTGAAGTGGCTTATTGTTCTTCCGATGCTTGGGATGTTTGGAATGCTTGTCATCCTTCGGCCGCAAGAAGCCATGCCGTTGCCCTCATTTTCACGAAATACCGATTTGTGA
- the LOC141659113 gene encoding protein DEFECTIVE IN EXINE FORMATION 1 isoform X1, translating into MIRKRLFMVSCVLLLLNCRVNGLASADTNKFRQRQATDDALAAPNLDEDELLNKQCPQNLELRWQTEVSSSIYATPLIADINSDGKLEVVVPSFVHYLEVLEGSDGDKLPGWPAFHQSTVHSSPILYDIDKDGVREIALATYNGEVLFFRVSGYLMSDKLVVPRMKVKRDWHVGLDSDPVDRSHPDVKDEKLIQDAVLNSKPFDLQSLLIARIIVLHITDAAPAVHLSMANASKIENQEKQHNSYTEADIKFSPNINDTPGEITSTAESQTVSDDKLQKITDNTTSESEPERTNNAENGTQTSRRLLEENASNNSGESVSGSKDNKAEDVHAATVENEAGLEADADSSFELFRDNDELADEYNYDYDDYVDENLWGDEEFTEAQHEALENYVNIDSHILCTPVIADIDNDGVSEMIVAVSYFFDHEYYDNPEHLKELGGIEIGKYVAGGIVVFNLDTKQVKWTVKLDLSTDTGKFRGYIYSSPTVVDLDGDGNMDILVGTSYGLFYVLDHKGKLRDKFPLEMAEIQGGVIAADINDDGKIELLTTDTHGNVAAWTAQGKEIWEAHVKSLIPQGPTIGDVDGDGHTDVVVPTISGNIHVLSGKDGSVVRPYPYRTHGRIMNKILLVDLTKRGEKKKGLTIVTTSFDGYLYLIDGQTSCADVVDIGETSYSMVLAENVDGGDDLDLIVTTMNGNVFCFSTPAPHHPLKGWRSTDQGRNNVANRFNREGIYLTPPSRAFRDEEGRNFWVEIEIVDKNRFPSGSQAPYNVTTSVLVPGNYQGDRTIKQNQVYDRPGKYRLKLPTVTVRTAGTVLVEMVDKNGLYFSDDFSLTFHMHYYKILKWLIVLPMLGMFGMLVILRPQEAMPLPSFSRNTDL; encoded by the exons ATGATAAGGAAGCGATTATTTATGGTATCTTGTGTATTATTATTATTGAATTGTAGAGTGAATGGTTTAGCATCGGCTGATACCAACAAGTTTCGACAACGCCAAGCCACTGATGATGCCCTTGCTGCTCCCAATTT GGACGAGGACGAACTGTTAAATAAGCAATGTCCTCAGAATTTGGAACTAAGATGGCAGACCGAAGTTAGTTCAAGCATATATGCCACACCCTTGATTGCCGATATTAACAG TGATGGAAAGCTTGAGGTCGTAGTCCCTTCTTTTGTACACTACCTTGAAGTCTTAGAAGGATCTGATGGCGACAAATTGCCAG GATGGCCTGCTTTTCATCAATCTACTGTTCATTCTAGTCCCATATTATATGACATTGATAAAGATGGCGTGAGAGAAATAGCTTTGGCCACCTATAATGGTGAAGTGCTCTTTTTCAG AGTTTCAGGGTATCTGATGTCGGACAAATTAGTGGTCCCTCGTATGAAAGTTAAAAGAGACTGGCATGTCGGTTTAGATTCAGATCCAGTGGACCGTTCTCATCCAGATGTTAAAGATGAAAAGCTCATTCAGGATGCTGTTTTAAACTCAAAACCGT TTGACTTGCAGTCACTTTTGATTGCCAGAATCATTGTTCTGCATATTACTGATGCAG cACCAGCAGTTCACCTGAGCATGGCAAATGCATCAAAAATAGAAAATCAAGAGAAACAGCACAATAGCTATACAGAAGCTGATATCAAATTTTCACCAAATATAAATGATACTCCAGGGGAGATAACCAGCACTGCAGAGAGTCAAACAGTCTCCGATGATAAGTTGCAAAAGATCACGGATAATACTACATCAGAGTCTGAACCGGAGAGAACCAACAATGCAGAAAATGGAACTCAGACTAGTAGACGACTTCTTGAAGAAAATGCCTCGAACAATTCAGGGGAGAGTGTATCTGGATCTAAAGATAACAAAGCCGAAGATGTTCATGCTGCAACTGTAGAAAATGAAGCAGGTCTAGAAGCTGATGCCGATTCATCTTTTGAGTTGTTTCGTGATAATGATGAACTGGCTGATGAGTATAACTATGACTATGACGATTATGTTGATGAAAACTTGTGGGGAGATGAGGAGTTCACTGAAGCACAACATGAGGCATTGGAGAATTATGTGAATATTGATTCACATATTCTGTGCACTCCT GTTATTGCAGACATAGATAATGATGGCGTGTCAGAGATGATCGTTGCTGTATCGTATTTCTTTGATCACGA GTATTATGATAACCCTGAGCATCTAAAGGAACTTGGTGGTATTGAAATTGGAAAATATGTTGCTGGAGGTATTGTTGTTTTTAATCTTGACACAAAGCAGGTTAAATGGACTGTAAAACTGGATTTAAGCACGGATACGGGAAAGTTCCGTGGCTATATATATTCTTCTCCAACTGTTGTTGATCTGGATGGTGATGGGAATATGGACATCCTTGTTGGGACATCCTATGGCTTGTTTTATGTCCTGGATCACAAGG GCAAATTGAGGGATAAGTTCCCACTTGAAATGGCTGAAATTCAGGGAGGGGTTATAGCAGCTGATATCAATGATGATGGCAAGATTGAACTATTGACCACCGATACTCATGGAAATGTTGCTGCATGGACTGCTCAAGGAAAAGAAATATGGGAGGCACATGTAAAAAGCCTAATTCCACAG GGTCCTACTATTGGTGATGTAGATGGTGACGGCCATACTGATGTTGTAGTTCCAACAATATCAGGGAATATACATGTTCTTAGTGGTAAGGATGGGTCAGTAGTACGTCCTTACCCATATAGAACACATGGCAGAATTATGAATAAAATCCTCCTTGTTGATTTGACCAAACGTGGGGAGAAGAAGAAGGGGTTAACTATTGTCACAACATCTTTTGACGGTTATCTGTACCTTATAGATGGACAAACTTCATGCGCTGATGTTGTGGATATCGGTGAAACTTC ATACAGCATGGTCTTGGCGGAGAATGTAGATGGTGGAGATGATCTTGATCTTATTGTGACTACCATGAATGGCAATGTCTTCTGTTTCTCAACCCCAGCTCCACATCATCCACTCAAG GGTTGGAGATCAACTGATCAAGGAAGAAATAATGTTGCTAATCGCTTCAATCGTGAAGGCATTTATTTAACTCCTCCATCTAGAGCTTTCCGTGACGAAGAAGGCAGGAACTTCTGGGTCGAAATAGAGATTGTTGACAAAAATAGGTTCCCTTCGGGGTCTCAGGCACCATATAATGTGACG ACATCCGTACTTGTACCTGGTAACTACCAAGGGGATAGAACAATTAAACAAAACCAGGTATATGACCGTCCTGGAAAGTATCGCCTTAAACTTCCGACAGTAACTGTAAGGACTGCAGGGACTGTTCTAGTGGAGATGGTTGACAAGAATGGACTCTATTTCTCAGATGATTTCTCTCTTACATTCCACATGCATTACTACAAAATATTGAAGTGGCTTATTGTTCTTCCGATGCTTGGGATGTTTGGAATGCTTGTCATCCTTCGGCCGCAAGAAGCCATGCCGTTGCCCTCATTTTCACGAAATACCGATTTGTGA
- the LOC141659114 gene encoding uncharacterized protein LOC141659114 has product MNFRNMDEFWPFYMNQHSKAATRRWHFAGTLASLLCLIFSVMFSWWFLFLAPLLGYGMAWYSHFFVERNVPATFGHPVWSFLCDYKMFAFMLTGQMDREIKRLGKRPVLQAY; this is encoded by the coding sequence ATGAATTTCAGGAACATGGATGAGTTTTGGCCTTTCTATATGAACCAACATTCTAAAGCAGCTACAAGAAGATGGCATTTTGCAGGCACGCTTGCTAGTCTTTTGTGTTTGATATTTTCTGTTATGTTTAGTTGGTGGTTCTTATTCTTGGCTCCTTTGTTGGGTTATGGTATGGCTTGGTATAGTCATTTCTTTGTGGAAAGAAATGTTCCTGCTACTTTTGGTCATCCTGTTTGGTCCTTTTTGTGTGACTATAAGATGTTTGCTTTCATGCTTACTGGTCAGATGGATAGAGAAATCAAAAGGCTTGGTAAGAGACCTGTGTTGCAAGCTTATTGA